The following proteins come from a genomic window of Dreissena polymorpha isolate Duluth1 chromosome 1, UMN_Dpol_1.0, whole genome shotgun sequence:
- the LOC127864152 gene encoding uncharacterized protein LOC127864152: MIRPVTKIIDPVARAEVLFCAFIAEHNLPFAVADHFTDLVKVMFPDSEVAKKFRCKRTKATNIVTKVLAPEAEKKVTQLCRSQKFSILMDESNDRGDSKCVAILVRTYDTDVLQVNTFFLAMPICNVGNGENLFMCLQEVFTANNIPWENVVGYSSDNAAVMIGNNNSVLSRIRGKVPNVVNIGCPCHIMSTCTQYGVKKLGVPVDELLHDVFTHFQHSSKRRQALQEFREFTDTETYKLVRFCSTRWLSLQTCVDRFLQQWPALEAYFASHEDVEKKGNRVARASENLRDPVVALVFRFLSFILQPLNTFNTDFQHASAVVGYLHSEINRLIRSTMAKFVKMSVISAAADVTKVDFETRDNQHDDDTIAIGHATRTYLDEAPPEVQASFFRKVRAFYVELTTKMLTKFPVNDEVLKALSFLRPENRQNTSTESVVKLSVRLGVGNPDRIHDEFVDFQLLSESALPPYVEGMALDPFWSCIASMKTPLQKARFPQLSALAFAALSIPHSNADPERCFSALKKIQKEERENLGHKTVEALLRVKMNTKTVCFNQNPTSEMCTAAHSVCN; this comes from the exons ATGATCAGACCTGTAACTAAGATCATCGATCCAGTTGCCAGGGCAGAGGTGCTGTTCTGTGCCTTTATAGCAGAGCACAACCTTCCCTTCGCGGTCGCTGACCATTTTACAGACCTGGTGAAAGTAATGTTCCCGGACAGCGAGGTTGCCAAGAAATTCCGGTGCAAGCGTACAAAGGCGACGAACATAGTTACCAAGGTGTTGGCGCCAGAGGCGGAAAAGAAAGTTACCCAGCTGTGTCGCTCGCAGAAGTTTTCCATCCTCATGGACGAATCAAACGACCGCGGGGATAGCAAGTGCGTGGCCATACTGGTCCGGACATATGACACGGATGTGCTCCAGGTGAACACGTTCTTCCTCGCCATGCCTATATGTAATGTGGGGAATGGTGAGAATTTGTTCATGTGTCTGCAAGAAGTGTTCACGGCGAATAACATCCCGTGGGAGAATGTGGTCGGGTATTCCTCAGACAACGCTGCCGTAATGATAGGAAATAATAACTCGGTCCTGTCACGCATTCGAGGGAAGGTACCGAATGTTGTGAATATTGGCTGCCCGTGTCACATTATGAGTACGTGCACGCAGTACGGCGTAAAGAAGCTAGGTGTACCTGTTGATGAGCTTCTTCACGACGTGTTTACGCACTTTCAACACAGCTCCAAGCGACGCCAAGCACTCCAGGAATTCCGGGAATTTACAGACACCGAGACATACAAGCTGGTTAGGTTCTGTTCAACCCGCTGGCTGTCTCTCCAGACCTGTGTTGACCGCTTCTTACAACAATGGCCAGCACTTGAAGCATACTTTGCAAGCCACGAGGATGTCGAGAAGAAAGGAAACAGAGTCGCCCGTGCTTCTGAGAATCTGCGTGATCCAGTGGTAGCGCTGGTGTTCAGGTTCCTGTCGTTCATTCTGCAGCCGCTGAACACATTCAACACAGACTTCCAGCACGCCAGCGCCGTGGTGGGATACCTGCACAGCGAGATCAATCGTCTGATCCGCTCCACAATGGCAAAGTTCGTCAAGATGTCAGTAATCTCGGCGGCAGCAGACGTAACAAAGGTTGACTTTGAGACCCGCGACAACCAGCACGATGATGACACGATCGCAATAGGCCACGCCACACGTACCTACCTTGACGAGGCTCCCCCGGAGGTCCAAGCATCCTTTTTCAG GAAGGTGAGGGCGTTTTACGTAGAGTTGACCACGAAAATGCTTACAAAGTTTCCGGTCAACGATGAGGTATTGAAGGCCCTAAGTTTCCTGCGTCCAGAGAACAGACAGAACACATCGACAGAGTCTG tAGTCAAGCTGTCCGTGCGGCTAGGTGTGGGAAATCCAGATCGTATTCATGATGAATTCGTCGATTTCCAACTGCTTTCGGAAAGCGCGTTACCCCCTTACGTTGAGGGAATGGCACTGGACCCCTTCTGGTCGTGCATTGCCAGCATGAAAACACCGCTACAGAAGGCTCGGTTCCCGCAACTCTCTGCACTTGCATTTGCAGCGCTGTCAATCCCGCATTCAAACGCCGATCCTGAACGTTGTTTTAGCGCCCTGAAAAAAATTCAGAAGGAAGAAAGAGAAAATCTGGGACAtaaaacggttgaggcgttgttgagagtCAAAATGAACACTAAGACGGTTTGCTTCAACCAAAAccctacctcggaaatgtgtacggccgcgcattccgtgtgtaactga